The following coding sequences lie in one Montipora foliosa isolate CH-2021 chromosome 11, ASM3666993v2, whole genome shotgun sequence genomic window:
- the LOC137974891 gene encoding protein-glucosylgalactosylhydroxylysine glucosidase-like produces MASVLAAVGLAVAVAVFSFGHVVVAAPNSTNFESSALPSDPRLNPSVGNGYLATTVFSDTVYVSGIYNGRSTKTPSHRARIPSTSAIVLRTNLSSNATEKIFSLNVEQGVFYHRFLAGNFSLEHRIYAHRVYKHLLVTEVALKNTLRDPVRLNLTNAFGPPSADIEFERVELPRSSGHDAKINAMSGYIRITEEPDSAKLGVAVVWGDIPSQMVIQSSPEPQILYFITAIATSLDAKDFVTRAHEAYSVASQKPEMLIASHVKAWKELWDAGRIEVDGDLNLAQTISGSLYYTLSSLRSSRVFGLSPGGLATNGYNGHVFWDQETWMFPPLVLLHQDLARTCLSYRFERLQAAKEKSKKYGFKGAMFPWESALTGSEVCPGEIYSDYEQHIVGDIAFAVKQLWAASGDQHWLENEAFPLIKATAEFWVSRAVYNDSQKAYVICNVMPPDEYAEVVNNSAYTNTIAKLNLEFAYEVLPNASDSWKTIAENMYVPFDVTNNYHPEYDGYQGGEVKQADVILLGFPLMANMSLNVRRSDLRFYEPRTNPRGPAMTKSMFAIGWLDVGDYARAESSFNESFVNAKAPFMVWTEEADGGGAVNFITGAGGFLQSLLYGYGGMRIHGQSQLLFNPRLPPGATQMRFKGVDYHGNIIDFAIGRSESELLVQSRAQSAPFLQLVILSTGNKYRLETGIKVGISNELVVIEEIADYFVNA; encoded by the exons ATGGCATCTGTTTTGGCAGCGGTAGGTTTGGCTGTGGCTGTGGCTGTTTTTTCCTTCGGTCACGTTGTGGTTGCAGCCCCAAACTCAACAAACTTTGAATCTTCAGCTCTTCCCTCTGATCCAAGGTTAAATCCAAGTGTGGGAAACGGATACTTAGCCACAACAGTTTTTAGCGACACAGTGTATGTTTCTGGGATTTATAACGGACGCAGCACTAAAACTCCAAGTCACCGAGCGAGAATTCCCTCGACTTCTGCCATTGTTCTGCGCACCAATCTCAGCTCCAACGCGACAGAAAAAATCTTTAGCTTGAATGTCGAACAAGGAGTGTTTTACCACCGGTTCCTGGCGGGAAATTTCTCGTTGGAGCACCGAATTTATGCTCATCGTGTCTATAAGCATTTGCTTGTCACGGAAGTCGCTTTGAAGAACACTTTGCGTGACCCAGTTCGTTTAAACTTGACAAATGCGTTTGGGCCCCCAAGTGCTGACATTGAATTTGAAAGAGTGGAATTGCCACGAAGTTCTGGGCATGACGCTAAAATAAATGCAATGTCGGGCTATATCAGAATAACCGAGGAACCTGACAGTGCAAAGTTAGGTGTAGCTGTCGTGTGGGGTGATATTCCTTCTCAAATGGTAATCCAGTCTTCTCCTGAACCACAAATTCTGTATTTCATCACGGCGATTGCCACCAGTTTGGACGCAAAAGATTTCGTGACTCGCGCCCATGAGGCTTACAGCGTAGCGTCACAGAAACCGGAAATGCTGATAGCAAGTCACGTGAAAGCTTGGAAAGAACTGTGGGACGCTGGTCGGATTGAGGTGGATGGTGATCTTAACTTGGCTCAGACAATTTCCGGTAGCCTATATTACACTCTAAG CTCCCTTCGTTCCTCTCGGGTGTTCGGCCTAAGTCCTGGAGGCTTGGCCACTAATGGCTACAACGGTCACGTGTTCTGGGATCAGGAGACCTGGATGTTCCCGCCATTAGTCTTGCTGCATCAGGATTTGGCGCGGACCTGCCTTTCCTATAGATTTGAGAGGCTCCAGGCCGCAAAAGAGAAATCCAAAAAATATGGCTTCAAAG GTGCCATGTTTCCATGGGAAAGCGCCCTAACGGGTTCAGAAGTCTGCCCGGGTGAAATCTATTCCGACTACGAGCAGCACATCGTTGGAGACATTGCATTTGCCGTTAAACAACTGTGGGCTGCATCCGGGGATCAGCATTGGCTTGAAAACGAGGCATTTCCGCTCATCAAGGCCACTGCGGAATTCTGGGTCAGTCGTGCCGTGTATAACGATTCTCAGAAAGCTTACGTGATTTGCAACGTCATGCCACCGGACGAATACGCAGAGGTCGTGAACAATTCAGCGTATACGAACACGATCGCAAAGTTGAATCTCGAATTCGCCTACGAAGTTTTGCCGAACGCTTCCGATAGTTGGAAAACGATCGCGGAGAATATGTACGTCCcgtttgacgtcacaaataaCTATCATCCGGAATACGATGGGTATCAAGGAGGAGAAGTCAAACAAGCTGATGTCATTCTGCTTGGATTTCCGTTAATGGCGAATATGAGTTTGAATGTTCGACGGAGTGATTTGCGTTTTTACGAACCCAGGACAAACCCACGAGGTCCTGCGATGACTAAATCGATGTTTGCTATTGGTTGGTTGGATGTCGGTGACTACGCACGCGCAGAGAGTTCGTTCAATGAAAGCTTTGTTAACGCCAAAGCGCCGTTTATGGTTTGGACCGAGGAAGCTGATGGTGGGGGAGCGGTAAACTTTATCACCGGCGCTGGAGGGTTTCTTCAATCGTTGTTATATGGTTACGGCGGAATGCGAATCCATGGCCAGAGCCAACTGCTATTCAACCCCAGGCTTCCTCCGGGAGCCACTCAAATGAGGTTTAAAGGTGTAgattaccatggaaacatcaTCGACTTTGCAATAGGGAGGTCCGAGTCCGAGCTTCTCGTTCAGTCTCGGGCCCAATCCGCCCCTTTCCTTCAACTGGTAATTTTAAGTACTGGAAATAAGTATCGTTTGGAGACTGGAATCAAAGTAGGTATTTCAAACGAACTAGTCGTTATCGAAGAGATCGCCGACTATTTTGTAAACGCCTGA